The following are encoded in a window of Kaistia algarum genomic DNA:
- a CDS encoding LysR family transcriptional regulator → MDTLTRMRTFVEVVEAGGFSAAARKMGRSKALISKYVRELEDELGARLLNRTTRTLSLTEVGQVYARDATEILQRIDDLQTSVGDAHAAARGRLKVSAPRTFGDGELGRAIMDFVVQEPGITLELHLEDRFVDLVDEGFDVAIRITSLTDSSLIARRLASFRIIICASPEVLERHGRPEVPSDLAGKPCIIDTNVGYRSNWPFVIDGERVTVGVKGRVEVNSPNAARLGALAGLGFTIVPFLVVREDIANGRLIPVLESFEPAGVAIHAVYPHRRHLSGKVRAFIDSLVHWFEKYSPPGGSC, encoded by the coding sequence ATGGACACACTCACTCGCATGCGGACTTTCGTCGAGGTGGTCGAGGCCGGTGGCTTCTCGGCTGCCGCGCGCAAGATGGGCCGCTCCAAGGCGCTGATCTCGAAATATGTTCGTGAGCTCGAGGATGAGCTCGGCGCCCGCCTGCTCAACCGCACGACGCGGACCCTGTCGCTGACCGAGGTCGGCCAGGTCTATGCCCGCGATGCCACCGAGATCCTGCAGCGGATCGACGATCTGCAGACGTCGGTCGGCGACGCCCATGCCGCCGCGCGCGGCCGGCTCAAGGTGAGCGCGCCGCGCACGTTCGGTGATGGCGAACTCGGCCGGGCGATCATGGATTTCGTCGTGCAGGAACCCGGCATCACGCTGGAACTGCATCTGGAAGACCGTTTCGTCGACCTCGTTGACGAAGGATTCGACGTCGCCATCCGCATCACCTCGCTGACCGATTCCAGCCTGATCGCGCGGCGGCTCGCCTCGTTCCGCATCATCATCTGCGCCAGTCCGGAAGTGCTGGAGCGCCACGGGAGGCCGGAAGTGCCGTCCGACCTCGCCGGCAAGCCCTGCATTATCGACACCAATGTCGGCTACCGCTCCAACTGGCCGTTCGTGATCGACGGCGAGCGCGTAACGGTCGGCGTGAAGGGCCGCGTCGAGGTCAACAGCCCCAATGCAGCCCGTCTCGGCGCCCTTGCCGGGCTCGGCTTCACCATCGTGCCGTTCCTGGTGGTGCGCGAGGATATTGCCAATGGCCGGCTCATTCCCGTGCTGGAGAGTTTCGAGCCGGCCGGCGTTGCGATCCACGCCGTCTATCCACACCGGCGGCACCTCTCCGGCAAGGTACGGGCCTTCATCGATTCGCTGGTCCACTGGTTCGAGAAGTACAGCCCGCCCGGAGGCAGCTGCTGA
- a CDS encoding DUF1007 family protein, whose product MLRIGFALFLLIAATGLASAHPHVFVDAKEEIVFDAEGRMTAVRHIWQFDEAFTAFAIQGLDANGDGKLSDEELQPLAKVNVESLKDYNYFTLLKVGDKHVPVTFPSEYWLDFRAGRLTLFYTLPLKTPVAPGKYTTLEVFDPEYFVAFNFVKDQTIHLADAPANCKASYRPPHELDDATMAKLAAIPMDERDLPADLADAASSLASLIIVSCS is encoded by the coding sequence ATGCTTCGAATCGGCTTCGCGCTCTTCCTCCTGATCGCCGCGACCGGCCTTGCCTCCGCCCATCCGCATGTCTTCGTCGATGCCAAGGAGGAGATCGTCTTTGACGCCGAAGGGCGCATGACGGCAGTCCGCCATATCTGGCAGTTCGACGAGGCCTTCACGGCCTTCGCGATCCAGGGACTTGACGCCAATGGCGACGGCAAGCTCTCGGATGAAGAGTTACAGCCGCTCGCCAAGGTCAACGTCGAATCCTTAAAGGACTACAACTACTTCACACTGCTGAAAGTCGGCGACAAACATGTACCCGTGACCTTTCCGAGCGAATATTGGCTGGACTTCCGAGCGGGGCGGCTGACGCTGTTCTATACCTTGCCGCTCAAGACTCCGGTTGCGCCCGGAAAATATACGACGCTCGAAGTGTTCGATCCCGAATATTTCGTCGCGTTCAATTTCGTCAAGGACCAGACCATCCACCTCGCCGACGCGCCAGCCAACTGCAAGGCAAGCTACCGGCCGCCGCACGAACTCGACGACGCCACCATGGCGAAGCTCGCGGCCATTCCGATGGACGAGCGCGATCTGCCGGCCGACCTCGCGGACGCGGCATCGAGCCTTGCCAGCCTGATCATCGTGAGCTGCTCATGA